A genomic segment from uncultured Vibrio sp. encodes:
- a CDS encoding DUF1826 domain-containing protein: MMTAYEPVEMITSQPIATKPNVLADIYQTEQNITIWKRTLPTEVTLSIEDMLREEKTLALVQTVTPDDATEWVRSKLSGHACANALSEDIALIVDMFCCLFDLREAGLRLTALDKPMCPRFHVDHVPCRLVSTYLGSATQWLNNDDIDRSKLGSGNLGQPDHMSGLYDSDTAIQQMQVGDVALLKGSGWEGNEATGLVHRSPELVHNERRLLLTLDMV; this comes from the coding sequence ATGATGACAGCCTACGAACCGGTTGAAATGATTACGTCACAACCCATAGCCACGAAGCCAAACGTTTTGGCAGACATTTACCAGACCGAGCAAAACATTACGATCTGGAAGCGTACACTTCCGACAGAAGTGACACTTAGTATTGAAGATATGCTCCGAGAAGAGAAGACACTGGCTTTAGTTCAGACTGTCACTCCTGATGACGCCACCGAATGGGTTCGCAGTAAGCTTTCAGGACATGCTTGTGCCAATGCCTTAAGCGAAGATATCGCCTTGATAGTGGATATGTTCTGTTGTCTGTTTGATTTGCGAGAGGCGGGCTTACGGCTCACTGCTCTGGATAAACCGATGTGCCCCAGATTCCACGTTGATCACGTACCGTGCCGTCTAGTGTCGACGTATCTTGGCTCTGCTACCCAATGGTTGAACAATGATGATATTGATCGCAGTAAATTGGGTTCAGGCAATTTAGGTCAGCCAGATCATATGTCGGGTTTGTATGACAGTGATACCGCAATACAGCAGATGCAAGTTGGTGATGTCGCGTTACTAAAAGGGAGCGGCTGGGAAGGAAACGAAGCCACAGGGCTAGTGCACCGTTCTCCGGAACTCGTCCATAACGAGCGACGATTGTTGCTAACACTGGATATGGTGTAG
- the zigA gene encoding zinc metallochaperone GTPase ZigA produces MNQKKITVTVLSGFLGAGKTTVLSHILNNREGKRVAVIVNDMSEINIDSATVKNEVSLNHQEEKLVEMTNGCICCTLREDLLVEVKQLAHEGRFDNLVIESTGISEPLPVAETFTFADENGVSLSDVATLDTMVTVVDAVNFLRDYETAQDLQDTGEHLGEEDARSVADLLIDQVEFADVILISKTDLATTDDVDRLKAILKTLNTHARIIPIQNGQVKVADVLDTGLFNFEQAQQAPGWLKELRGEHIPETEEYGISSFSYQARRPFHPEKFSHFLHNTTRFGKLIRSKGYFWLASRPDFAGQWNQAGGIAHYGFAGMFWKAIPKVQWPIEPDYLSAIEEKWVEPYGDKRQELVFIGQGLDQTAMTKALNDCLLNEEELIAGETFWQTLPDPFADWDENE; encoded by the coding sequence ATGAATCAGAAAAAAATTACGGTCACCGTATTATCCGGTTTTCTTGGTGCAGGGAAAACTACCGTTCTTAGCCACATTCTAAATAATCGCGAAGGGAAGCGAGTCGCGGTTATTGTAAATGATATGAGTGAAATCAATATTGACTCTGCGACCGTAAAAAACGAAGTCTCGCTAAACCATCAAGAAGAGAAACTAGTAGAAATGACCAATGGCTGTATCTGCTGCACATTGCGAGAAGACCTTCTGGTTGAAGTGAAGCAACTTGCTCACGAGGGACGCTTCGATAATTTAGTTATCGAATCCACAGGGATATCCGAACCACTTCCAGTCGCGGAAACATTTACTTTTGCGGATGAAAATGGCGTATCTCTGTCGGATGTCGCAACGCTAGACACTATGGTTACTGTGGTTGACGCTGTGAATTTTTTACGTGATTACGAAACCGCTCAAGATTTACAAGACACAGGTGAGCATCTTGGAGAAGAAGATGCACGCAGTGTCGCTGATTTGTTGATTGATCAAGTTGAGTTTGCTGACGTGATTCTAATCAGTAAGACAGACCTTGCTACTACTGATGACGTCGATCGACTAAAGGCTATCCTAAAAACACTAAATACGCATGCACGCATTATTCCAATCCAAAACGGACAGGTTAAGGTCGCTGACGTACTCGATACTGGCTTATTCAATTTTGAGCAAGCTCAGCAAGCTCCGGGCTGGCTAAAAGAGCTGCGAGGTGAGCATATTCCAGAAACAGAGGAGTATGGTATCAGTAGCTTCAGTTATCAGGCACGCCGTCCATTTCACCCGGAAAAGTTTTCTCACTTTTTGCACAATACGACTCGCTTTGGGAAATTAATTCGTTCGAAAGGGTATTTTTGGTTAGCATCACGACCAGACTTTGCAGGTCAATGGAACCAGGCTGGCGGAATCGCGCATTATGGTTTTGCGGGTATGTTTTGGAAAGCGATTCCCAAAGTTCAGTGGCCGATTGAACCGGACTACTTGTCAGCGATCGAAGAAAAGTGGGTGGAACCGTATGGTGACAAACGTCAAGAGCTGGTTTTCATTGGTCAGGGACTTGATCAGACCGCGATGACCAAAGCACTCAACGACTGTTTGCTGAATGAAGAAGAGTTGATTGCAGGGGAAACGTTTTGGCAAACACTGCCAGATCCATTTGCTGATTGGGATGAAAACGAATGA